A portion of the Marinobacter alexandrii genome contains these proteins:
- a CDS encoding SiaC family regulatory phosphoprotein, with amino-acid sequence MNALTINETHQEEVSPLHLVKSELKVFKVHYLGSLNLITVVGWSITDDAWIKYCEMLANIESHFVNRDELAIHFKYELFNTSSAAYMFKIIQRLNKAHAAGKTVKIYWSYTSSNEDEMVDMGLDLSEMCDFEFKISKQ; translated from the coding sequence TGAACGCGCTTACAATAAACGAAACACATCAAGAAGAAGTATCTCCTCTGCACCTGGTAAAAAGTGAACTCAAAGTATTTAAAGTTCACTACCTGGGAAGTCTCAATCTGATTACTGTAGTAGGGTGGAGCATCACAGATGATGCTTGGATAAAGTACTGTGAAATGCTTGCAAACATTGAATCACATTTTGTGAATCGAGACGAGCTTGCCATTCACTTCAAGTATGAGTTATTCAACACTTCATCCGCAGCATACATGTTTAAAATCATTCAGAGATTGAACAAGGCTCATGCTGCTGGCAAAACTGTGAAAATCTACTGGTCTTATACTTCAAGTAATGAAGATGAAATGGTAGACATGGGATTGGATCTTTCGGAAATGTGTGATTTCGAATTCAAGATCTCAAAACAATAA